From the genome of Streptomyces sp. V2I9:
GTGCCCGCGTGGATGCCGACCTCGATGTCACCGACGGAGGTGCGAAGGGCGACCCGGCCGCGGACCACGTCCCCGACGCGGATGCGCCCGTTGGAGGTGGTCGCCTCCACCCCGGCGTGGGCGGTGCCGATCTCGATCCGGCCGTTGGCGGCCTTGGCGACGGCGCTGCCGCGGGCGACGCCCACGGAGATGTCGCCGTTGGCCGCGTTGACCCTCAGCTCTCCGCCGACCTCGTCGATCCCGGTCGAGCCGTTGCCGTTCCTGACGACGGCCGTCCCGGCGACCGCGCCGATCTCGACCCGGCCGGAGCCGGTGATCTCGGCGTCCCCGGTGGAGCGGTCCAGCCGGATGTCGCCGTGGTCGGTGGCGAGTTCGGCGCGGGCCGCCTCGTCCACCCGGAGGTCGCCCAGCGAGGTCTTGAACCGCACGTCCCCGAGCGGTCCTTCGCAGATGAAGCCGCCCAGGGCGGAGGTGCCCCGCACGTCGGACCCGGCGGGCAGTTCGATGTTCACCACGACGGAGCCCGGCCTGCCGAACAGGGACCGTTTCTTCGGGGTTCTGACGGTGAGGCGTCCACCGGAGCAGGAGACCTCGGTCTGCTGCACGGCGCGTACGTCGTCCTTGTCGGACCCGTCGGCCGGCAGCACCTCCACGACCGTGTCGAGGCGCTTTCCGGCGGTGATGCGGGCGGTACCGGCGTCCAGCTCGACGACGGCGGAGATGGGCTCAGGGGTGTCGAAAGAAGGCATGGTCGTCCCGTCCTCGTGACTCGTGGTGTCGGTGAGTGCTCGGTTACGTCGGCGGGATCGGGCGATCCGCCGGTGAAGGTGGTACGGAGAGGGCCAGGCCCTCCGGGTGTTAGCGGACCCAGCCGGTGAAGCCGCCGGAACCCTTGGCCCGGCCCGGCGCGCTCGGCCGCCCGCCGCCGTCGAGGGCGAGGGAGACGGCCCGTACGAGCCAGGCGTTGACCGACAGGCCCTCGGCCGCCGCCGCCCCCTCGGCCCGGCCCTTGAGGTGGGCCGGGAGGCGGA
Proteins encoded in this window:
- a CDS encoding DUF4097 family beta strand repeat-containing protein, with translation MPSFDTPEPISAVVELDAGTARITAGKRLDTVVEVLPADGSDKDDVRAVQQTEVSCSGGRLTVRTPKKRSLFGRPGSVVVNIELPAGSDVRGTSALGGFICEGPLGDVRFKTSLGDLRVDEAARAELATDHGDIRLDRSTGDAEITGSGRVEIGAVAGTAVVRNGNGSTGIDEVGGELRVNAANGDISVGVARGSAVAKAANGRIEIGTAHAGVEATTSNGRIRVGDVVRGRVALRTSVGDIEVGIHAGTAAWLDLEPKYGTVRSGLGAAAGPEDSDETAEVHARTGAGDIVIRRA